The genome window TGCAGAGCGCGACGTGACGCGGCCGCCGGTCTTTGCAACAGCGCTTTCCTTTCCGAACACCGCACTCGCTCGAGTGCGAAATCGGAGCGAAGCGATTCGTTGCCACCGCAGCCTCCTTCGACGTCGACCCGGCGATTCTTTCGGCTGAGAACTCCACGTTCTTCGCCGCCGTGCGCTTGCCGCACCCGTCGCGACCGACGGGCCGTACCGATGTTTTCGTATTTGTGTTTCTAGGATGATTTTAGAATGACGACGTTCCAAGACTTAGGGCTTTCCGAACCGCTGCTCCGCGCGATTGCCGCCGACGGTTATGAAACCCCGACCCCGATTCAAGCCCAGGCGATTCCGCACGTGCTCGCCGGCCGCGACCTTTTCGGTTGCGCTCAAACAGGCACCGGCAAAACCGCCGCGTTCGCCGTACCGCTCATCGAGCGGCTCATCGCCGACCCGAAGCAGGTCGCTCCGAAGCAATGCCGCGTGCTGGTTCTCGCCCCGACGCGCGAACTCGCCGGCCAAATCCATGAGAGCTTCCGGAGCTACGGCCGGAACACGAAGCTGCGCTCGACCGTCATCTACGGCGGCGTCAACCAACGTCCGCAAGCGACGGCGATGATGCGCGGCCTCGACGTCTTGATCGCCACGCCGGGCCGGCTGATCGACTTGGTCAATCAACGGCTCGTCGAATTGAAGAACGTCGAATACCTCGTGCTCGATGAAGCCGACCGAATGCTCGATATGGGCTTCATCCACGATGTGCGCCGGATCGTGAAGATGATCCCCACGCAACGACAGACGTTGTTCTTCTCGGCCACGTTGCCGAAAGAAGTTCGATCGCTCGCCGACTCGATGCTCCGCGATCCGCTGGAAATTCAAACCACGCCTCAAGCTACGCCGGCGCAAACCGTCGAGCAATCGGTGTTCTTCGTCCCGCAGAAGCAGAAGCGACATCTCTTGGTGCATCTGTTGCAAGATGGTGCGATGAGCCGCGTCATCGTGTTCACGCGCACGAAGCATGGTGCCGACAAGCTGCAAAAAGACTTGGTCAAGTCGGGCATCCGCGCCGAAGCGATTCACGGCAACAAGAGCCAGAACCAGCGCGAACGGGCCTTGGCCGCGTTCAAGTCGCAGAAGCCGCCGATCTTGATCGCGACCGACATCGCGGCCCGCGGCATCGACGTCGACGGCGTGTCGCATGTCGTCAACTACGAACTGCCGCACGAACCGGAAACCTACGTGCATCGCATCGGCCGCACCGGTCGCGCCGGCCTCACCGGCTCGGCCGTCGCGTTCTGCGATCCGGAAGAGCGTTCGCGTCTGCGCGACATCGAGCGCTTGCTCCGCAAGACGATCCCGGCCCGAGGGGAACTCCCGCAGTTCGATCCGGCGCTGGTCGCCGCAGTCCACGACACGAGCCCTGAGCGCGGCGATCGTGGCGAGCGTTCGCAAGGCCAAGGTCGCTCACGGAGCGTCATCGGCGGCGAAGCCCGCTCGGGTGGTCGCTCCGGCTCCGGCCGCAGCAACAGCGGCGGCGGTCGCGGTGGTCGGACGAATACCCGTTCTTCGGGCGGTCGCCCCAGCGGCGGCTCTTCCCAAGGAGGGCATGGCGGCCACGGTCGAGCACACGGCTCCTCCGGCGGTGGCGCAAGCCGTCCGGCAAACGGCGGCGGCAACGGTACGGCACCCGCCGTGCATGCCCCGGCAAAGCCTGCCGGACCAGCTGCGGAAGGTCGCCCGCCGCAGAAAAAGCATCGCCGTGCCCTGTAATGAGCCGCGGCATAGAATAACCATGCGGGAGATGGAGCCGCTCGCCTCAGGCGCTGGCGGCTCCGTCTCCCTTTTTTACCTATCTATCGG of Planctomycetia bacterium contains these proteins:
- a CDS encoding DEAD/DEAH box helicase, with protein sequence MTTFQDLGLSEPLLRAIAADGYETPTPIQAQAIPHVLAGRDLFGCAQTGTGKTAAFAVPLIERLIADPKQVAPKQCRVLVLAPTRELAGQIHESFRSYGRNTKLRSTVIYGGVNQRPQATAMMRGLDVLIATPGRLIDLVNQRLVELKNVEYLVLDEADRMLDMGFIHDVRRIVKMIPTQRQTLFFSATLPKEVRSLADSMLRDPLEIQTTPQATPAQTVEQSVFFVPQKQKRHLLVHLLQDGAMSRVIVFTRTKHGADKLQKDLVKSGIRAEAIHGNKSQNQRERALAAFKSQKPPILIATDIAARGIDVDGVSHVVNYELPHEPETYVHRIGRTGRAGLTGSAVAFCDPEERSRLRDIERLLRKTIPARGELPQFDPALVAAVHDTSPERGDRGERSQGQGRSRSVIGGEARSGGRSGSGRSNSGGGRGGRTNTRSSGGRPSGGSSQGGHGGHGRAHGSSGGGASRPANGGGNGTAPAVHAPAKPAGPAAEGRPPQKKHRRAL